The following coding sequences are from one Longimicrobium sp. window:
- the polA gene encoding DNA polymerase I, protein MDKPEKTRPRLYLIDGYALIYRAFFALISRPLISSRGENTSAAWGVTKFLIKVIEQHEPDYLGMVFDAGTSDRHVIYPDYKATREKMPSELESSLARIRQIVEAFRIPILELPGYEADDVIGTLAEQACAAELETVIVSGDKDFYQLIRPGVCLLNPGRGGPQAVDEEWVDTRNAHERLGVSPEHVTDYLGLIGDASDNVPGVQGIGPKTAVQLIEQYGGMDRILEHVDEIKAKRAREALIACRDAALLSKQLVTIRRDLPVELDVEALRRKEPDRPALKELMLALEFHSLVRDWAGPAPEQAEEPRPVADYQLVQEVSELHALVEAARAAGRFAVDTETSSTDPMRADLAGISISIVPGEGFYLPFGHRTRSQGELEVGDVPPETVRNLPPLHSDEVEPLVRLLEDPTVRKVGQNLKYDFLVFRRAGIDLRGVDFDTMIASYLLEPGRREHGLDSLALQHLDYKTTTYDEVTGKGKAQIPFAEVELEAARDYACEDTDVALQLAERFGPELERLHLEPLFRDIEMPLIEVLADMEWAGIRIDEPFFARMNEELVVKLREVEREIYAEAGTEFNIGSNLQLREILFVRLGLPIIKRTKTGASTDVDVLQALAAQGHTLPTLLMKYRQLEKLRGTYVEALPVMVNPETGRIHTSFNQTVAATGRLSSTDPNLQNIPIRTEMGAEIRRGFIPAEGNVFVSADYSQIELRILAHYSGDPAFVEAFRSGADIHRQTAALIFGVAPEEVTKEMRDRAKTTNFAIIYGIGPFSLAGRLGITQAEAKTFIEQYFERFPGVRRYLDEQIEFGRTHGYVETITGRRRYIPEITSRNFNVRAFGERAATNAPIQGSSADLIKIAMIRIHEELKRDSGGARMLLQVHDELLFEVPQSGADALLARVRDHMENAMQLDVPLRVESGTGTNWLETK, encoded by the coding sequence GTGGACAAGCCCGAAAAGACCCGCCCCCGCCTCTACCTGATCGACGGCTATGCGCTGATCTACCGCGCCTTTTTCGCCCTGATCTCGCGCCCGCTGATCTCGTCCAGGGGGGAGAACACCTCGGCGGCGTGGGGGGTCACCAAGTTCCTCATCAAGGTGATCGAGCAGCACGAGCCCGACTACCTGGGGATGGTGTTCGACGCCGGCACCTCGGACCGCCACGTCATCTACCCGGACTACAAGGCCACGCGCGAAAAGATGCCGAGCGAGCTGGAGAGCTCGCTGGCGCGCATCCGGCAGATCGTGGAGGCGTTCCGCATCCCCATCCTGGAGCTTCCCGGCTACGAGGCGGACGACGTGATCGGCACGCTGGCCGAGCAGGCGTGCGCGGCGGAGCTGGAGACGGTCATCGTGTCCGGCGACAAGGACTTCTATCAGCTGATCCGCCCCGGCGTGTGCCTGCTGAACCCCGGTCGCGGCGGCCCGCAGGCGGTGGACGAGGAGTGGGTGGACACCCGCAACGCGCACGAGCGGCTGGGCGTCTCTCCCGAGCACGTGACGGACTACCTGGGGCTGATCGGCGATGCGTCGGACAACGTGCCGGGGGTGCAGGGGATCGGGCCCAAGACGGCGGTGCAGCTCATCGAGCAGTACGGCGGGATGGACCGCATCCTGGAGCACGTGGACGAGATCAAGGCGAAGCGCGCCCGCGAGGCCCTCATCGCCTGCCGCGACGCGGCGCTCCTCTCCAAGCAGCTCGTCACCATCCGCCGCGACCTGCCGGTGGAGCTGGACGTGGAGGCGCTGCGCCGCAAGGAGCCCGACCGCCCGGCGCTCAAGGAGCTGATGCTGGCGCTGGAGTTCCACTCGCTGGTGCGCGACTGGGCCGGCCCCGCCCCCGAGCAGGCGGAGGAGCCGCGCCCCGTGGCCGACTACCAGCTCGTGCAGGAGGTCAGCGAGCTGCACGCCCTGGTGGAGGCCGCCCGCGCGGCCGGCCGCTTCGCGGTGGACACGGAGACGAGCAGCACCGACCCCATGCGCGCCGACCTGGCGGGGATCTCGATCTCCATCGTCCCGGGCGAGGGGTTCTACCTCCCCTTCGGCCACCGCACGCGGTCCCAGGGGGAGCTGGAGGTGGGCGACGTGCCGCCGGAGACCGTGCGCAACCTGCCGCCGCTGCACTCAGACGAGGTGGAGCCGCTGGTGCGTCTGCTGGAAGACCCGACTGTCCGCAAGGTGGGGCAGAACCTGAAGTACGACTTCCTGGTCTTCCGCCGCGCCGGGATCGACCTCAGGGGGGTCGACTTCGACACGATGATCGCGAGCTACCTGCTGGAGCCGGGGCGCCGCGAGCACGGGCTGGACTCGCTCGCCCTGCAGCACCTGGACTACAAGACCACCACCTACGACGAGGTCACGGGCAAGGGAAAGGCGCAGATCCCCTTTGCCGAGGTGGAGCTGGAGGCCGCGCGCGACTACGCCTGCGAGGACACCGACGTCGCGCTGCAGCTGGCCGAGCGGTTCGGGCCGGAGCTGGAGCGGCTGCACCTGGAGCCGCTCTTCCGCGACATCGAGATGCCGCTGATCGAGGTGCTGGCGGACATGGAGTGGGCCGGCATCCGCATCGACGAGCCCTTCTTCGCGCGGATGAACGAGGAGCTGGTCGTCAAGCTGCGCGAGGTGGAGCGCGAGATCTACGCGGAGGCGGGGACGGAGTTCAACATCGGCAGCAACCTGCAGCTCCGCGAGATCCTCTTCGTGCGGCTGGGGCTCCCCATCATCAAGCGCACCAAGACGGGCGCCTCCACCGACGTGGACGTGCTGCAGGCTCTGGCTGCGCAGGGGCACACCCTTCCCACGCTGCTCATGAAGTACCGCCAGCTGGAGAAGCTGCGCGGCACCTACGTGGAGGCGCTGCCGGTAATGGTGAACCCGGAGACGGGGCGCATCCACACCTCGTTCAACCAGACGGTGGCGGCCACGGGGCGCCTCTCCTCCACCGATCCGAACCTGCAGAACATCCCCATCCGCACGGAGATGGGCGCCGAGATCCGCCGCGGCTTCATCCCGGCGGAGGGGAACGTCTTCGTGTCGGCGGACTACTCGCAGATCGAGCTGCGCATCCTGGCGCACTACTCCGGCGATCCCGCGTTCGTGGAGGCCTTCCGCTCCGGCGCGGACATCCACCGCCAGACCGCGGCCCTCATCTTCGGCGTGGCGCCGGAGGAGGTGACGAAGGAGATGCGCGACCGGGCGAAGACCACCAACTTCGCCATCATCTACGGCATCGGCCCCTTCTCGCTCGCCGGCCGCCTGGGCATCACGCAGGCGGAGGCGAAGACGTTCATCGAGCAGTACTTCGAGCGCTTCCCCGGCGTGCGCCGCTACCTGGACGAGCAGATCGAGTTCGGGCGCACGCACGGCTACGTGGAGACGATTACGGGCCGCCGCCGCTACATCCCGGAGATCACCTCGCGCAACTTCAACGTGCGCGCCTTCGGCGAGCGCGCGGCGACCAACGCCCCCATCCAGGGCTCCTCCGCGGACCTGATCAAGATCGCCATGATCCGCATCCACGAAGAGCTGAAGCGCGACTCCGGCGGCGCCCGCATGCTGCTGCAGGTGCACGACGAGCTCCTCTTCGAAGTCCCCCAATCCGGCGCCGACGCCCTGCTGGCCCGCGTGCGCGACCACATGGAGAACGCGATGCAGCTGGACGTGCCGCTGCGGGTGGAGAGCGGAACGGGAACGAATTGGCTGGAAACCAAGTAG
- a CDS encoding LD-carboxypeptidase, translating into MILVPRLRARSRVALVAPAGPLAPGAVERAADRLSDWGWEPVVGENARGRIGYLSGDDDARAADFNAALRDPSNDAIWALRGGYGVMRILDRLDFDALAARPRPVIGYSDNTAIHLAIQRLGLVSFHGPHPATEIFNDFSRDTLFRVLSDDAPAGPLPFPDAGPGRAETIAPGVAEGPLLGGNLSLLASLAGTAYTIRPEGAILFLEEVGEAAYKLDRLLSQLRLAGVLDRVAGIAIGAISEMPDAGRPDTPTATDVIRDLLGGLGVPVAMGFPFGHIADNWTLPMGIRARLDADAGTLELVEAAVV; encoded by the coding sequence ATGATCCTCGTGCCCCGCCTTCGCGCCCGCTCGCGGGTGGCGCTCGTGGCCCCCGCCGGCCCGCTCGCCCCCGGCGCCGTGGAGCGCGCCGCCGATCGCCTTTCCGACTGGGGATGGGAGCCCGTCGTCGGCGAAAATGCCCGCGGACGCATCGGCTACCTGTCGGGCGACGACGACGCGCGCGCCGCCGACTTCAACGCGGCCCTGCGCGATCCGTCCAACGACGCGATCTGGGCGCTGCGCGGCGGCTACGGCGTCATGCGCATCCTGGACCGGCTGGATTTCGATGCGCTCGCCGCCCGCCCGCGCCCGGTGATCGGCTACAGCGACAACACCGCGATCCACCTCGCCATCCAGCGCCTGGGGCTCGTCTCCTTTCACGGCCCGCACCCCGCGACCGAGATCTTCAACGACTTCTCGCGCGACACCCTCTTCCGCGTCCTTTCGGACGACGCGCCGGCCGGCCCCCTCCCCTTCCCCGACGCCGGCCCCGGCCGCGCGGAGACGATCGCGCCCGGTGTCGCCGAGGGGCCGCTGCTGGGGGGGAACCTGTCGCTGCTCGCGTCGCTGGCCGGCACGGCGTACACCATCCGCCCCGAAGGCGCGATCCTCTTCCTGGAGGAGGTCGGCGAGGCGGCGTACAAGCTGGACCGGCTCCTGTCGCAGCTGCGCCTGGCGGGGGTGCTGGACCGGGTGGCCGGCATCGCGATCGGCGCCATCAGCGAGATGCCGGACGCGGGCCGCCCCGACACCCCCACCGCCACCGACGTGATCCGCGACCTGCTGGGCGGCCTGGGCGTTCCGGTTGCGATGGGGTTCCCCTTCGGCCACATCGCGGACAACTGGACGCTCCCCATGGGCATCCGCGCGCGCCTGGATGCGGACGCCGGGACGCTGGAGCTGGTGGAGGCGGCGGTGGTGTGA
- a CDS encoding cob(I)yrinic acid a,c-diamide adenosyltransferase — protein sequence MTLKIYTKTGDRGETGLFGGMRVAKDDARVEAYGDVDELNSVLGMALAASDDAEMVAGLRLVQADLFTLGARLATPAAEDGGRENPWIPQLDPARVAEMEAWIDRAEEELEPLKSFVLPGGSPAAAVLHLARTVCRRAERRVVSLARTATIEEGVIVYLNRLSDLLFTLARLANRRAGVEDVPWVPNAR from the coding sequence ATGACGCTCAAGATCTACACGAAGACCGGCGACCGCGGCGAGACGGGGCTCTTCGGCGGGATGCGTGTCGCCAAGGACGACGCCCGCGTGGAGGCCTACGGCGACGTGGACGAGCTCAACTCCGTGCTGGGGATGGCGTTGGCCGCATCGGACGACGCGGAGATGGTGGCGGGGCTGCGGCTGGTGCAGGCGGACCTGTTCACCCTCGGCGCGAGGCTGGCGACGCCCGCGGCGGAGGATGGCGGGCGCGAGAACCCGTGGATTCCCCAGCTCGATCCCGCGCGCGTGGCGGAGATGGAGGCGTGGATCGACCGCGCGGAGGAGGAACTGGAGCCGCTCAAGAGCTTCGTCCTCCCCGGCGGCTCGCCCGCGGCCGCGGTGCTGCACCTGGCGCGCACCGTCTGCCGGCGGGCGGAGCGGCGCGTCGTCTCGCTCGCGCGCACGGCGACCATCGAAGAGGGCGTCATCGTCTACCTCAACCGCCTCTCCGACCTCCTCTTCACCCTCGCCCGCCTCGCCAACCGCCGCGCGGGCGTGGAGGACGTGCCGTGGGTGCCGAACGCGCGCTGA
- a CDS encoding DUF3568 family protein, producing the protein MKKQMLRLALVLAIAPAAYGCRTAATVGAGAAAGAAAATQVNQNVEATINAPIATVDSRARAALQIRGMTLTDAEYEDNATEREYEGRQGDNVAHIKLVANGANSTRVAVSYRRGAVDYSKDQAQQILRIIQNTR; encoded by the coding sequence ATGAAGAAGCAGATGCTGAGGCTCGCCCTCGTGCTGGCGATCGCGCCGGCCGCGTACGGCTGCCGCACCGCCGCCACGGTGGGCGCCGGTGCCGCCGCGGGCGCCGCCGCCGCCACGCAGGTCAACCAGAACGTCGAAGCCACCATCAACGCCCCCATCGCCACGGTGGACAGCCGCGCCCGCGCCGCCCTCCAGATCCGCGGCATGACGCTGACCGACGCCGAGTACGAGGACAACGCGACGGAGCGCGAGTACGAGGGCCGCCAGGGCGACAACGTGGCCCACATCAAGCTCGTGGCGAACGGCGCCAACAGCACGCGCGTGGCCGTCTCGTACCGCCGCGGCGCCGTGGACTACAGCAAGGACCAAGCGCAGCAGATCCTGCGCATCATCCAGAATACCCGGTAA
- a CDS encoding BrxA/BrxB family bacilliredoxin yields the protein MPYPEMLVAPMRAELTRLGVQELKTAQEVEQTLGDTQEATLLVVNSVCGCAARNARPAVAMALQGDKKPAKLATVFAGQDTEATQVARGYLHGYAPSSPSIALLKDGDVAFMLERHQIEGRSADQIAADLRNAFEQYC from the coding sequence ATGCCATATCCCGAGATGCTGGTCGCGCCGATGCGCGCGGAGCTGACGCGGCTGGGGGTGCAGGAGCTGAAGACGGCGCAGGAGGTAGAGCAGACGCTGGGCGACACGCAGGAGGCGACGCTGCTGGTGGTGAACTCGGTGTGCGGATGCGCGGCGCGCAACGCCCGCCCCGCAGTCGCCATGGCGCTGCAGGGCGACAAGAAGCCCGCCAAGCTCGCCACCGTGTTCGCCGGGCAGGACACCGAGGCGACCCAGGTGGCCCGCGGGTACCTGCACGGCTACGCGCCGTCGTCGCCCTCCATCGCGCTGCTCAAGGACGGCGACGTGGCCTTCATGCTGGAGCGCCACCAGATCGAGGGGCGCAGCGCCGACCAGATCGCGGCGGACCTCAGGAACGCGTTCGAGCAGTACTGCTGA
- a CDS encoding type II toxin-antitoxin system HicB family antitoxin, translated as MDARFAVGVEEGADGGFLAHGLNLPGCAAPGSSAEEAVGNFAAALQQWLQFLAFIGEPVPADDAELEVAVDEWLETEARVAEGETVACFAADLPALGEAELQSGVHRLGELRGLLLARIRRRPDAELDVPAEGGWTVRQILDELARAQWWLLSRLGATPMAETPELTVARLDTAMALVVQHLGHLPPERRGSRLVLEGEEWTPRKVLRRLLWLEWSLGRAALWALEPARSP; from the coding sequence ATGGATGCACGCTTCGCCGTGGGGGTGGAGGAGGGCGCGGATGGCGGATTCCTGGCGCACGGGCTGAACCTTCCGGGGTGCGCGGCGCCGGGGAGCTCGGCGGAGGAGGCGGTGGGGAACTTCGCGGCGGCGCTCCAGCAGTGGCTCCAGTTCCTGGCGTTCATCGGCGAGCCGGTGCCCGCGGACGATGCGGAGCTGGAGGTGGCCGTGGACGAGTGGCTGGAGACCGAGGCTCGCGTAGCCGAGGGGGAGACCGTCGCCTGCTTCGCGGCGGACCTGCCGGCGCTCGGGGAGGCGGAGCTGCAGTCCGGCGTGCACCGGCTGGGCGAGTTGCGGGGTCTGCTGCTGGCGCGCATCCGCAGGCGGCCGGACGCGGAGCTGGACGTGCCGGCGGAGGGCGGGTGGACGGTGCGGCAGATCCTGGACGAGCTGGCCCGCGCGCAGTGGTGGCTCCTCAGCCGCCTCGGCGCGACGCCGATGGCGGAAACGCCCGAGCTGACCGTCGCGCGGCTGGACACGGCGATGGCGCTGGTCGTTCAGCACCTGGGGCACCTGCCGCCGGAGCGGCGCGGCTCCCGGCTGGTGCTGGAGGGCGAGGAGTGGACCCCGCGCAAGGTGCTTCGGCGCCTGCTGTGGCTTGAATGGAGCCTCGGGCGCGCCGCGCTCTGGGCCCTCGAACCGGCTCGATCTCCATGA
- a CDS encoding zinc ribbon domain-containing protein, which produces MPDPRLPTPSEDFSTAQGFQFAFRCARCGAEWRSEFERHAVLTLDRALGAADDLLGGMFGAARTAIHETRGPAWDRGHDEALARAAGEARRHLHRCTRCADDVCAACWSEDARMCTPCAVAPEARVAAPAAEVPAVEVPECGACGTPVSGGRFCPVCSAPLNLPCNCKGCGAVLAASARFCSQCGAAA; this is translated from the coding sequence ATGCCCGATCCGCGCCTCCCGACGCCCTCCGAAGATTTCTCCACCGCGCAGGGGTTCCAGTTCGCGTTCCGGTGCGCGCGATGCGGCGCGGAATGGAGATCGGAGTTCGAGCGGCACGCGGTGCTGACGCTGGACAGGGCGCTCGGGGCCGCGGACGATCTGCTGGGCGGGATGTTCGGTGCGGCGCGCACGGCGATTCACGAGACGCGCGGCCCCGCGTGGGATCGCGGGCACGACGAGGCCCTCGCCCGCGCGGCCGGGGAGGCGCGCCGTCACCTCCACCGCTGCACGCGCTGCGCGGACGACGTGTGCGCCGCCTGCTGGAGCGAGGACGCGCGGATGTGCACCCCGTGCGCGGTCGCGCCGGAGGCCAGGGTCGCCGCGCCCGCGGCCGAGGTGCCCGCCGTCGAGGTGCCGGAGTGCGGCGCGTGCGGGACGCCGGTCAGCGGGGGGCGGTTCTGTCCCGTGTGCAGCGCGCCGCTGAACCTGCCGTGCAACTGCAAGGGGTGCGGCGCCGTACTGGCCGCGTCCGCGCGGTTCTGTTCCCAGTGCGGCGCGGCCGCGTAG